A DNA window from Trichosurus vulpecula isolate mTriVul1 chromosome 2, mTriVul1.pri, whole genome shotgun sequence contains the following coding sequences:
- the LOC118836590 gene encoding LOW QUALITY PROTEIN: vesicle-fusing ATPase-like (The sequence of the model RefSeq protein was modified relative to this genomic sequence to represent the inferred CDS: substituted 2 bases at 2 genomic stop codons): MLVDCDLTTAVTERARDTDYTCDFIGGGCYYMRKFCLQMQSMQAARCPTDELSLSNCAVVNEKDFQSGQHVVVRTSPNHRYTFTLTTHSSVVPGSIAFSLPQRKWAGLSIGQEIEVSLYSFDKTKQCIGTMTIEIDFLQKKSIDSNPYDTDKMAAEFIQQFNNQAFSVGQQLVFSFNEKLFGLLVKDIEAMDPSILKGEPATGKRQKIEVGLVVGNSQVAFEKADNSSVNLIGKAKTKENRQSIINPDWNFEKMGIGGLDREFSDIFRRAFASRVFPPEIVEQMGCKHVKGILLYGPPGCGKTLLAQQIGKMLNAREPKVVNGPEILNKYVWESEANIRKLFADAEEEQRRLGANSALHIIIFDEIDAICKQRGSMAGSTGVHDTVVNQLLSKIDGVEXLNNILVIGMTNRPDLIDEALLQPGRLEVKMEIGLPDEKGRLQILHIHTARMRGHQLLAADVDIKELAVETKNFSGAELEGLVRAAXSTAMNRHIKASTKVEVDMEKAESLQVTRGDFLASLENDIKPAFGTNQEDYASYIMNGIIKWGDPVTRVLEDGELLVQQTKNSDRTPLVSVLLEGPPHSGKTALAAKISEEFNFPFIKICSPDKMIGFSETAKCQAMKKIFDDAYKSQLSCVVVDDIERLLDYVPIGPRFSNLVLQALLVLLKKAPPQGRKLLIIGITSHKDVLQEMEMLNAFSTTIHVPNIATGEQLMEALELLGNFKDKERATIAQQVKGKKVWIGIKKLLMLIEMSLQMDPEYRVRKFLALLREEGANPLDYD; this comes from the coding sequence atgcttgttgactgtgaCTTGACTACAGCCGTGACAGAAAGGGCTAGGGACACAGACTacacctgtgacttcattggtggAGGATGCTACTACATGAGGAAATTCTGTCTACAAATGCAGTCTATGCAAGCAGCAAGATGCCCTACAGACGAGTTGTCATTGAGCAACTGTGCAGTTGTGAATGAAAAGGACTTCCAGTCTGGCCAACATGTGGTTGTGAGGACCTCACCCAATCACAGATACACATTTACACTGACGACTCATTCATCAGTCGTTCCAGGCAGTATCGCCTTCAGCTTACCCCAGCGAAAATGGGCCGGACTTTCTATTGGGCAAGAGATAGAAGTTTCCTTATATTCATTTGACAAGACAAAGCAGTGTATTGGCACAATGACCATCGAGATTGATTTCCTAcagaaaaaaagcattgattCCAATCCTTATGACACTGACAAGATGGCAGCAGAATTTATCCAACAGTTCAACAATCAAGCCTTCTCAGTGGGACAACAGCTTGTGTTTAGCTTCAATGAGAAGCTTTTTGGTTTGTTAGTGAAAGATATTGAGGCCATGGACCCCAGCATCCTGAAGGGGGAACCTGCTACAGGGAAAAGACAGAAGATTGAAGTCGGTCTGGTTGTTGGAAATAGTCAAGTTGCATTTGAGAAAGCAGATAATTCTTCTGTCAATCTTATTGGTAAAGCTAAAACCAAGGAAAATCGACAATCTATCATCAATCCTGACTGGAACTTTGAAAAGATGGGAATAGGAGGCCTGgacagggagttttcagatatATTTCGTCGAGCTTTTGCCTCCCGAGTATTTCCTCCAGAAATTGTTGAGCAGATGGGTTGCAAACATGTGAAAGGTATTTTGTTATATGGGCCCCCAGGCTGTGGTAAGACCCTTTTGGCTCAACAGATTGGCAAGATGCTGAATGCGAGAGAACCCAAGGTCGTCAACGGGCCAGAAATTCTTAACAAATATGTCTGGGAATCAGAGGCAAATATCCGTAAACTCTTTGCTGATGCCGAAGAAGAGCAGAGGAGGCTTGGAGctaacagtgctttgcacatcatCATCTTTGATGAAATTGATGCCATCTGCAAGCAGAGAGGGAGCATGGCTGGAAGCACAGGAGTTCATGACACTGTTGTCAACCAATTGTTGTCTAAAATTGATGGCGTGGAGTAACTAAACAACATCTTAGTCATTGGAATGACCAACAGACCCGATCTGATAGATGAGGCTCTTCTGCAACCTGGTAGACTGGAGGTTAAAATGGAAATAGGTTTGCCGGATGAAAAAGGTCGGCTGCAGATCCTTCACATTCACACAGCAAGGATGAGAGGACATCAGCTCTTAGCTGCAGATGTGGATATTAAGGAACTGGCTGTGGAGACCAAGAACTTCAGTGGTGCTGAATTAGAGGGTCTGGTTCGAGCTGCTTAATCCACTGCAATGAATAGACATATTAAGGCCAGCACTAAAGTGGAAGTGGATATGGAAAAAGCAGAGAGCCTACAAGTGACAAGAGGAGACTTCCTTGCTTCTCTGGAAAATGATATCAAACCAGCATTTGGAACAAACCAAGAGGATTATGCAAGTTACATCATGAACGGTATCATCAAATGGGGTGACCCAGTCACTAGAGTGCTAGAAGATGGTGAGCTGTTGGTACAGCAGACTAAAAACAGTGACCGAACACCTTTGGTTAGCGTTCTTTTGGAAGGGCCTCCTCACAGTGGAAAGACAGCCTTAGCAGCAAAGATTTCAGAGGAATTCAACTTCCCCTTCATCAAGATCTGTTCCCCTGATAAAATGATTGGCTTTTCTGAAACAGCCAAATGTCAGGCCATGAAGAAGATCTTTGATGATGCATATAAATCCCAGCTCAGCTGTGTGGTTGTGGATGACATCGAGAGACTTTTAGATTATGTCCCTATTGGACCGAGATTTTCCAATCTAGTATTGCAGGCCCTTCTTGTATTACTGAAGAAGGCACCACCTCAGGGACGCAAGCTTCTCATCATTGGTATTACCAGCCACAAAGATGTCCTACAGGAAATGGAAATGCTTAATGCTTTCAGTACCACCATTCACGTGCCTAACATTGCTACAGGAGAACAGTTGATGGAAGCTTTGGAGCTTTTGGGTAACTTCAAAGATAAAGAACGTGCCACTATTGCCCAGCAAGTCAAGGGAAAGAAGGTCTGGATAGGAATCAAGAAATTACTAATGCTGATTGAGATGTCACTACAAATGGATCCTGAATACCGTGTGAGAAAATTCCTGGCACTCTTAAGAGAAGAAGGGGCTAACCCCCTTGACTACGATTGA